A DNA window from Halococcus saccharolyticus DSM 5350 contains the following coding sequences:
- a CDS encoding DUF7539 family protein yields MAEFPDERQLVLRARSQLDQWTRNARREAYTELLEGDDPLLSPEEMQLLDALDSELERQGGDGVWGTDQYGIHTAGTSSSDTSLGVVCVYHPQITKDSVLRGGDSLDDETEERLNTALWQYSERVATLIEAKLDEFVRQTQQ; encoded by the coding sequence ATGGCCGAGTTTCCAGACGAACGACAGCTCGTACTACGGGCGCGCTCCCAGTTGGACCAGTGGACGAGGAATGCCCGGAGAGAGGCGTACACCGAACTGCTCGAAGGCGACGATCCTCTCCTCTCGCCCGAAGAGATGCAACTACTCGACGCGCTCGATTCCGAACTGGAGCGACAGGGCGGCGATGGTGTCTGGGGGACCGATCAGTACGGAATCCACACGGCGGGGACCTCAAGTTCGGATACCTCACTTGGCGTGGTCTGCGTGTACCACCCACAGATCACCAAGGATTCTGTCCTCCGCGGGGGAGACAGCCTCGATGACGAGACTGAAGAACGACTCAACACAGCACTCTGGCAATATAGCGAGCGCGTCGCGACACTCATCGAAGCAAAGCTCGACGAGTTCGTCCGTCAGACCCAGCAGTAA